One part of the [Synechococcus] sp. NIES-970 genome encodes these proteins:
- the ndbA gene encoding type II NADH dehydrogenase A, translating to MANLSLPNLTPKTDKHKVVIIGGGFGGLYAAKTLGKYEAVVDVTLIDKRNFHLFQPLLYQVATGTLSPADIASPLRGVLSGNKNTHVLLDEVVDIDADSKTVVMNEGIVNYDSLIVATGVSHHYFGNEHWKPYAPGLKTVEDALEIRHRIFMAFEAAEKETDPALQQAWLTFVIVGGGPTGVELAGAIAEIAYSVLKKDFRKIDTTRARIILLEGMDRVLPPYDPSLSAKAQKSLEKLGVQVQTKSLVTNIEDNLVTFKQGDEQLEISAKTIVWAAGVQASGMSKVLESRLGATLDRAGRVIVEPNLSVANYPDVFVIGDLANFPHQNERPLPGVAPVAMQEGEYVAKLIKQRVNGQEIAPFRYVELGSLAVIGQNAAVVDLGFIKFSGFLAWLVWIFAHVYYLIEFDNKMVVMLQWGWNYFTRSRGARLITGEKDLVSGFKLYQEAAEKETKVNLKVEA from the coding sequence ATGGCTAATCTTTCCCTCCCCAATCTCACCCCCAAGACAGACAAGCATAAAGTCGTAATCATCGGTGGTGGTTTTGGTGGTCTCTATGCCGCAAAAACCCTCGGTAAATACGAAGCTGTCGTTGATGTGACCTTGATCGACAAACGAAATTTTCACCTCTTTCAACCGCTCCTATACCAAGTCGCTACGGGAACCCTTTCCCCCGCTGATATCGCTTCCCCCCTGCGCGGTGTCCTCAGCGGTAACAAAAACACCCACGTGCTCCTCGATGAGGTGGTCGATATTGATGCCGACAGTAAAACGGTGGTGATGAATGAAGGGATTGTGAACTATGACAGCCTGATCGTCGCTACGGGGGTGAGCCACCATTACTTTGGCAATGAACATTGGAAGCCCTATGCGCCGGGCCTCAAAACCGTTGAAGATGCCCTCGAAATTCGCCACCGAATTTTTATGGCCTTCGAAGCAGCAGAAAAAGAAACTGATCCCGCTCTTCAGCAGGCTTGGCTTACCTTTGTAATCGTGGGGGGCGGTCCCACAGGGGTAGAACTCGCCGGGGCGATCGCCGAGATTGCCTACAGCGTTCTGAAAAAAGATTTCCGCAAAATTGACACCACCCGCGCCCGGATCATCCTCCTAGAAGGGATGGACCGCGTTTTGCCGCCCTATGATCCCAGTTTGTCAGCTAAAGCCCAAAAATCCCTGGAAAAATTAGGCGTTCAGGTCCAAACCAAGAGCCTCGTCACCAACATTGAAGACAATCTCGTGACCTTCAAGCAAGGGGATGAACAGCTCGAAATTTCCGCTAAAACCATTGTCTGGGCAGCGGGCGTCCAAGCTTCAGGCATGAGTAAAGTTCTCGAAAGTCGTCTGGGCGCGACCCTAGACCGGGCCGGCCGGGTGATTGTGGAACCGAACCTCAGCGTCGCCAACTATCCCGATGTGTTTGTCATCGGCGATCTCGCCAATTTCCCCCACCAAAATGAGCGGCCTTTACCTGGGGTTGCCCCCGTCGCGATGCAAGAAGGGGAATATGTCGCCAAACTCATCAAGCAACGAGTCAATGGGCAAGAAATAGCCCCCTTCCGTTATGTAGAGCTCGGTAGCCTGGCAGTGATTGGCCAAAATGCCGCCGTCGTCGACTTAGGCTTCATTAAGTTCTCTGGGTTCTTGGCTTGGTTGGTTTGGATCTTTGCCCATGTTTACTATCTAATTGAATTTGATAACAAGATGGTCGTGATGCTCCAATGGGGTTGGAACTATTTCACCCGGAGTCGGGGTGCCCGCCTAATTACCGGCGAGAAAGATCTAGTATCTGGTTTTAAGCTCTATCAAGAGGCCGCCGAAAAAGAAACAAAAGTGAATCTCAAAGTCGAAGCTTAG
- a CDS encoding catalase/peroxidase HPI produces the protein MSEHTAASHGKCPVMHGSMTTTSMATMDWWPKALNLDILSQHDHKTNPLAPNFSYQEAVKNLNVEALKADLHALMTDSQPWWPADWGHYGGLMIRLTWHAAGTYRIADGRGGAGTGNQRFAPLNSWPDNTNLDKARRLLWPIKKKYGNQLSWADLIAYAGTIAYESMGLKTFGFAFGREDIWHPEKDIYWGAEKEWLAPTDNPHSRYSGERDLENPLAAVMMGLIYVNPEGVDGNPDPLKTAHDIRITFARMAMNDEETVALTAGGHTVGKCHGNGDAALLSAEPEGAEIEEQGLGWHNKTQRGIGRDAVTSGIEGAWTPQPTQWDNGYFRMLLNYDWELKKSPAGAWQWEPINPKEEDLPLDVEDPSIRRNLVMTDADMAMKMDPEYRKISERFYQDPDYFADVFARAWFKLTHRDMGPKTRYIGPDVPQEDLIWQDPIPAGNRRYDVQAVKNKITASGLSISEMVCTAWDSARTFRGSDKRGGANGARIRLAPQKDWVGNEPQRLAKVLTVLENIATETGASVADVIVLAGNVGLEQGAKAAGFEITVPFTPGRGDATAEMTDIESFAVLEPLHDGYRNWLKQDYAVKPEELLLDRTQLMGLTGPEMTVLLGGMRVLGTNHGGTKHGVFTDREGALTNDFFVNLTDMNYLWKPAGKNLYEICDRQTGQVKWTATRVDLVFGSNSILRAYAEVYAQDDNQEKFIHDFVAAWTKVMNGDRFDLA, from the coding sequence ATGAGTGAACACACCGCAGCAAGCCATGGCAAATGTCCCGTAATGCATGGCAGCATGACCACGACGAGCATGGCGACAATGGATTGGTGGCCCAAGGCCCTAAATCTCGATATTTTGAGTCAGCATGACCACAAAACAAACCCTCTGGCACCAAACTTTAGCTATCAAGAAGCCGTTAAAAACCTAAATGTAGAGGCTCTTAAAGCAGATCTGCATGCCCTCATGACCGATAGCCAACCCTGGTGGCCGGCGGACTGGGGGCATTATGGTGGGCTGATGATTCGCCTCACTTGGCATGCTGCTGGGACCTATCGGATTGCCGATGGTCGGGGTGGTGCCGGCACTGGCAACCAGCGATTTGCGCCCCTCAACTCTTGGCCAGACAACACAAACCTTGATAAAGCCCGTCGCCTGCTATGGCCCATTAAAAAGAAATACGGCAACCAATTAAGTTGGGCCGATCTGATCGCCTATGCCGGAACGATCGCCTACGAATCCATGGGCCTCAAGACCTTTGGATTTGCCTTTGGTCGGGAAGACATTTGGCATCCCGAAAAAGATATCTACTGGGGTGCCGAAAAAGAATGGTTGGCTCCCACAGACAACCCCCATAGCCGCTATTCCGGTGAGCGAGACCTCGAAAATCCCCTCGCCGCCGTGATGATGGGGCTAATTTACGTCAATCCCGAAGGGGTCGACGGCAACCCCGATCCCCTCAAAACAGCCCATGATATACGCATCACCTTCGCACGCATGGCGATGAACGACGAAGAAACCGTCGCCCTCACCGCTGGCGGCCACACCGTCGGCAAATGTCATGGCAATGGCGATGCGGCGTTGTTAAGCGCTGAACCTGAAGGGGCAGAAATTGAAGAACAGGGCCTCGGTTGGCATAACAAAACCCAGCGTGGCATTGGTCGTGATGCTGTCACCAGCGGTATCGAAGGGGCTTGGACACCCCAGCCAACCCAGTGGGATAACGGCTATTTCCGGATGCTCCTCAATTACGATTGGGAGCTAAAAAAGAGTCCTGCTGGCGCTTGGCAGTGGGAACCGATTAACCCGAAAGAGGAAGATTTGCCCCTAGATGTAGAAGACCCAAGTATTCGCCGTAATTTAGTGATGACCGATGCGGACATGGCGATGAAAATGGACCCGGAATATCGCAAAATTTCTGAGCGGTTTTATCAGGACCCCGACTACTTCGCCGATGTTTTTGCCCGAGCTTGGTTTAAGCTCACCCACCGGGATATGGGGCCAAAGACTCGCTATATCGGCCCTGATGTGCCCCAGGAAGATTTGATTTGGCAAGATCCAATTCCTGCTGGTAATCGTCGCTACGATGTGCAAGCTGTCAAAAACAAGATTACAGCCAGCGGTCTGAGCATCAGTGAAATGGTCTGCACTGCTTGGGATAGTGCCCGCACCTTCCGGGGATCTGACAAGCGGGGTGGGGCGAATGGGGCTCGGATTCGCCTTGCGCCTCAGAAAGATTGGGTCGGGAATGAACCGCAACGACTAGCTAAGGTGCTAACGGTACTAGAAAATATTGCCACCGAAACCGGGGCGAGTGTTGCCGATGTCATTGTTCTCGCTGGCAATGTCGGCCTTGAACAGGGGGCCAAAGCAGCAGGTTTTGAGATCACTGTACCGTTTACACCCGGTCGGGGCGATGCAACGGCTGAGATGACCGATATCGAATCCTTTGCAGTGCTTGAACCGCTCCATGATGGTTACCGCAATTGGCTCAAGCAGGATTATGCTGTTAAGCCCGAAGAACTGCTACTCGATCGCACACAATTGATGGGCTTGACTGGGCCGGAAATGACCGTGCTGTTGGGCGGTATGCGGGTGTTGGGCACGAACCACGGCGGCACCAAGCATGGGGTCTTTACCGATCGGGAAGGGGCCTTGACCAATGACTTTTTCGTTAACTTGACGGATATGAATTATCTTTGGAAGCCCGCTGGCAAAAACCTCTATGAAATTTGCGATCGCCAAACGGGTCAAGTGAAGTGGACAGCGACCCGGGTCGATCTGGTATTTGGGTCTAACTCGATTCTGCGGGCCTATGCCGAAGTTTATGCCCAGGATGATAACCAGGAGAAATTCATCCATGATTTCGTCGCTGCCTGGACGAAGGTGATGAATGGCGATCGCTTTGATCTCGCATAA
- a CDS encoding hypothetical protein (conserved hypothetical protein) — MTITPRKRSKQTKRRPVSLLFERGMALLASVNLVFVAFDLSYIPLRNFWLQGRVQFYARIARYEWKFPAEPVRILPVNITPAYDWVKGIEPYRDTAYYLQRVEDLLANRQQIDSLTPSLLDANEAEIDTISTELNRLNTEQEAILAELRTLSVEMVDTNPFEIANKTGTLEKIKNRMRRHIFDDTNASARESFQQFWSSEYLTENDWREEINFYEREIKPLLETNYFRPIGENGRYVDNFGLLDFPFFLIFLLEFLARSWYISRRHTGVSWFDAMLWRWYDIFFLIPLLRWLRVLPVVIRLNQADLIDLSAIQKQASQGFVASIAEDITEIVFIRIINQIQGSIHRGEFANLLSQTIDRQYIDINDTNETVELVKLIANLFTHQVLPQIQPAAEALIKHTIEEVISLSPAYQNFQVLPGMADLKALLATQISHQIYQITTDILKTIVEEDPIYDELFDALVAQFTRTMTTEMQAKESLERMESLLSDLLEEIKINYIQRLSEEDVEEILEQTRTLRQIVH; from the coding sequence ATGACTATTACCCCTCGCAAACGATCAAAACAGACCAAGCGTCGCCCCGTGAGTCTGCTCTTTGAACGGGGGATGGCCCTCCTCGCCTCTGTTAACTTAGTGTTTGTAGCCTTCGACCTCAGCTATATTCCCCTTCGCAACTTTTGGCTCCAAGGTCGAGTGCAATTCTACGCCCGAATCGCGAGATATGAATGGAAATTTCCCGCCGAGCCCGTGCGCATCCTACCCGTAAATATTACCCCGGCCTATGACTGGGTAAAAGGCATCGAACCCTACCGTGACACTGCCTACTACCTACAGCGAGTCGAAGACCTGCTCGCCAATCGTCAGCAAATTGATAGCCTCACCCCCTCTCTTCTGGACGCGAATGAAGCTGAAATAGACACAATCAGCACCGAACTCAACCGCCTGAACACCGAACAAGAAGCCATCTTGGCTGAATTGCGGACCTTGAGTGTAGAAATGGTTGATACCAACCCCTTTGAAATTGCCAATAAAACCGGTACCCTCGAAAAAATCAAAAATCGAATGCGCCGGCACATTTTTGATGATACCAATGCCTCTGCCCGAGAATCTTTTCAGCAATTTTGGAGTAGTGAATACCTTACAGAAAATGACTGGCGCGAAGAAATCAACTTTTACGAGCGAGAAATTAAGCCTCTCCTCGAAACAAATTATTTTCGGCCCATTGGTGAAAACGGCCGCTATGTTGATAACTTTGGTCTTTTGGACTTTCCCTTTTTCCTTATTTTTCTCCTGGAATTTTTAGCCCGCAGTTGGTATATTAGCCGTCGTCATACTGGTGTCAGTTGGTTTGATGCCATGCTTTGGCGGTGGTATGACATTTTCTTCTTGATTCCTCTGTTGCGCTGGCTGCGGGTCCTCCCCGTTGTGATTCGCCTCAACCAAGCTGATCTCATTGATCTCAGTGCCATCCAAAAGCAAGCCAGTCAAGGTTTCGTTGCCAGCATTGCCGAAGACATCACTGAAATCGTTTTTATTCGGATTATCAATCAGATTCAAGGCTCGATTCATCGAGGAGAATTTGCCAATCTTCTTTCTCAAACTATCGATAGACAGTACATCGACATTAATGACACCAATGAAACCGTTGAATTGGTTAAATTAATCGCGAATTTATTTACCCATCAAGTTTTACCGCAAATTCAACCCGCAGCGGAAGCCTTGATCAAACATACTATCGAAGAAGTGATTAGTCTGTCGCCAGCTTACCAAAACTTCCAAGTGCTCCCAGGTATGGCAGATCTAAAAGCACTATTAGCCACTCAAATTTCTCACCAAATTTATCAAATCACAACCGATATTCTAAAAACTATTGTGGAAGAAGATCCCATCTATGATGAATTGTTTGATGCTCTCGTTGCACAGTTTACTCGTACCATGACCACAGAAATGCAGGCAAAAGAAAGCTTAGAAAGAATGGAGTCTTTATTGAGTGATCTCCTTGAGGAAATCAAAATTAATTATATTCAACGCCTCTCGGAAGAAGATGTGGAAGAGATCCTTGAACAAACCCGCACTTTACGGCAGATAGTCCATTAG
- the lepA gene encoding GTP-binding protein LepA, translating to MTDVPVSRIRNFSIIAHIDHGKSTLADRMLQDTQTVAQRDMKEQFLDNMELERERGITIKLQAARMRYVAKDGEEYILNLIDTPGHVDFSYEVSRSLAACEGALLVVDASQGVEAQTLANVYLALDNNLEIIPVLNKIDLPGAEPERVAEEIEEVVGLDCTDIIQASAKQGLGIADILEAIVQQVPPPADTLDQPFRALIFDSYYDAYRGVVVYFRVMDGEVKRGDKVRLMASGKEYEIDELGILAPNQVKVDSLHAGEVGYFAAAIKSVEDARVGDTITSAVKPASEPLPGYTEAKPMVFCGLFPTDADQYPDLREALDKLKLNDAALSFEPETSSAMGFGFRCGFLGLLHLEIVQERLEREYNLDLITTAPSVVYRVTTIDGQVMEIDNPSQLPDPQKREKIEEPYIQVDIITPEEFVGTIMDLCQTRRGVFKDMKYFTESRTNIIYELPLAEVVTDFFDQLKSRTRGYASMEYQLIGYRVGQLVRLDIMVNKDPVDSLAMIVHRDKAYHVGRAMAEKLKELIPRHQFKIPIQAAIGAKIIASEHIPALRKDVLAKCYGGDISRKKKLLQKQAKGKKRMKAIGTVDVPQEAFMAVLKLDQ from the coding sequence ATGACTGACGTTCCCGTCTCCCGTATTCGCAACTTCTCGATCATTGCCCACATCGACCATGGGAAATCGACCCTTGCTGACCGAATGCTGCAGGACACCCAAACCGTGGCCCAACGGGACATGAAAGAGCAGTTCCTCGACAACATGGAACTGGAGCGGGAACGGGGGATCACCATTAAACTCCAGGCGGCTCGGATGCGCTACGTCGCCAAGGACGGTGAAGAATATATTCTGAATCTGATTGATACGCCGGGTCACGTGGATTTTTCCTACGAAGTGTCACGATCGCTGGCCGCCTGCGAGGGGGCTTTACTCGTGGTCGATGCGTCCCAGGGGGTAGAGGCCCAAACCTTGGCCAACGTTTATCTCGCCCTCGATAACAACCTGGAAATTATCCCTGTCCTCAACAAAATTGACCTGCCTGGTGCAGAGCCGGAACGGGTCGCCGAAGAAATCGAAGAAGTGGTGGGTCTCGATTGCACCGATATCATCCAAGCTTCTGCCAAGCAGGGTCTCGGGATTGCCGATATCCTCGAGGCGATCGTCCAGCAGGTGCCGCCCCCAGCAGATACCTTGGATCAGCCTTTCCGGGCGCTAATTTTTGACAGCTATTACGATGCCTATCGGGGCGTTGTCGTTTACTTCCGGGTGATGGATGGCGAAGTGAAAAGAGGCGATAAGGTGCGTCTCATGGCCTCCGGTAAAGAATATGAAATTGATGAACTTGGCATTCTCGCTCCCAACCAAGTTAAAGTTGATTCCCTCCATGCTGGGGAAGTTGGTTATTTTGCCGCCGCGATTAAATCTGTCGAAGATGCTCGGGTCGGCGATACGATCACCTCTGCCGTCAAACCCGCCTCCGAACCGCTACCGGGCTACACCGAAGCCAAACCAATGGTATTCTGTGGTCTCTTTCCCACCGATGCGGACCAATATCCCGATCTCCGAGAAGCATTGGATAAACTGAAACTGAACGATGCGGCCCTCTCCTTCGAGCCGGAAACATCTAGTGCCATGGGCTTTGGTTTTCGCTGTGGCTTCCTGGGCCTGTTACACCTCGAAATTGTCCAGGAACGTCTAGAGCGAGAATACAACTTAGACCTAATTACGACGGCCCCCTCGGTGGTATATCGGGTCACAACCATCGATGGTCAGGTGATGGAAATTGATAATCCTAGCCAACTGCCTGACCCCCAAAAGCGGGAAAAAATCGAAGAGCCTTACATTCAGGTGGACATTATTACGCCAGAAGAGTTTGTCGGCACGATTATGGATCTGTGCCAGACGCGGCGGGGGGTCTTTAAGGACATGAAATATTTCACCGAAAGCCGCACCAATATCATCTATGAGTTGCCTTTGGCAGAAGTAGTCACGGACTTTTTTGACCAATTAAAATCCCGCACCCGGGGCTACGCCAGTATGGAATACCAATTGATCGGCTATCGGGTAGGCCAGTTAGTACGTCTCGATATCATGGTCAACAAAGATCCCGTCGATTCCCTGGCGATGATCGTTCACCGGGATAAGGCTTACCATGTGGGCCGGGCGATGGCCGAAAAGCTCAAGGAATTGATCCCCCGGCACCAGTTTAAGATCCCCATCCAGGCGGCGATCGGGGCAAAAATCATTGCCAGTGAACATATTCCAGCCCTGCGTAAGGATGTTTTGGCGAAGTGCTACGGTGGGGACATTTCCCGGAAGAAAAAGCTTCTCCAGAAACAGGCCAAGGGTAAAAAACGGATGAAGGCGATCGGGACAGTGGATGTGCCCCAGGAAGCATTTATGGCAGTGCTGAAGTTAGATCAATAA
- a CDS encoding translation initiation factor, putative, aIF-2BI family, whose amino-acid sequence MSNAINPIVWQEDRVLLVDQTLLPLAYKVVEIKTYQAMADAIRTMIVRGAPAIGVAAAYGLYLGAKEIHTSDRAVFLEQLAAIAKTLGETRPTAVNLFWAIERVLSTVQNAQGDVPALQALILSTAKDIHGEDLATCQAIGDQGLAVLPQTPEKLTILTHCNAGALATAGYGTALGVIRSAWRENRLGMVYADETRPRLQGSKLTTWECVQEGIPVTQICDNMAAHCMQQGRIDAVVVGADRITANGDAANKIGTYSLAIVAKAHNVPFYVAAPLSTVDFSLSDGSQIPIEERDPKEIYQIGDTRICPEGVQFYNPAFDVTPAHLITAIITEKGAVSPDQLITLKA is encoded by the coding sequence ATGAGCAACGCCATTAACCCGATTGTCTGGCAAGAAGACCGCGTCCTTTTGGTTGACCAGACCCTGCTGCCCCTCGCCTACAAAGTTGTCGAAATTAAAACCTACCAAGCCATGGCTGACGCGATTCGCACCATGATCGTCCGGGGGGCTCCCGCCATCGGCGTTGCAGCGGCCTATGGTCTCTACTTAGGTGCCAAAGAGATTCACACTTCAGACCGGGCTGTCTTTCTAGAACAATTGGCGGCGATCGCCAAAACACTGGGGGAAACTCGGCCCACCGCCGTGAATTTGTTCTGGGCGATCGAACGCGTCCTGAGCACTGTCCAAAATGCCCAGGGAGATGTCCCCGCCTTACAAGCTCTGATCCTCAGCACCGCCAAAGATATCCATGGAGAAGACCTGGCTACCTGTCAGGCGATCGGCGATCAGGGCTTGGCTGTGCTTCCCCAAACCCCCGAAAAACTCACCATCCTCACCCATTGCAATGCCGGGGCTTTAGCGACAGCAGGTTACGGCACAGCCCTCGGAGTTATCCGTTCCGCCTGGCGCGAAAACCGTTTAGGAATGGTCTACGCCGACGAAACCCGGCCTCGGCTCCAAGGCTCTAAGCTCACCACCTGGGAATGCGTCCAGGAGGGGATCCCCGTCACCCAAATTTGTGACAACATGGCCGCCCACTGCATGCAACAGGGCCGCATTGACGCCGTAGTCGTCGGTGCCGATCGCATTACCGCCAATGGTGACGCCGCCAATAAAATCGGTACCTACAGCTTGGCGATCGTCGCTAAGGCCCACAATGTTCCTTTCTATGTGGCCGCTCCCCTGTCTACCGTCGATTTTTCTCTCAGTGACGGCAGCCAAATTCCCATCGAGGAACGCGATCCTAAGGAAATTTATCAAATCGGCGACACCCGCATTTGTCCCGAAGGTGTGCAATTTTATAATCCTGCCTTTGATGTGACCCCCGCCCATCTAATTACGGCGATCATCACTGAAAAAGGAGCAGTCTCCCCAGATCAATTGATTACCCTCAAAGCCTAA
- a CDS encoding Transposase: MKYRVCLTSEQRARLQAIARNGHHPAKKILHARILLMADRAHPKGNWQDQQIAQALGIHPNTVGRVRKLFATEGETSALGRKLRRSPPVKPKLVGVKVEQLLALYAEAPPAGRRYWSLSLLVQELEARGIVKKICRETVRNALKEQGITLNRRKRI; the protein is encoded by the coding sequence ATGAAATATCGGGTATGTCTTACCTCTGAGCAACGGGCAAGGCTCCAGGCGATCGCCCGGAATGGTCATCACCCAGCGAAAAAAATACTCCATGCCCGTATTTTACTGATGGCAGACCGGGCCCATCCTAAGGGCAATTGGCAGGATCAACAAATCGCCCAAGCCTTGGGCATTCACCCAAATACTGTGGGCCGCGTGCGCAAGCTGTTTGCCACTGAGGGAGAAACCTCAGCCCTGGGCCGCAAGTTGAGGCGATCGCCCCCCGTCAAACCCAAACTCGTCGGGGTAAAGGTAGAGCAGCTCTTGGCCCTCTATGCCGAAGCGCCCCCCGCTGGTCGCCGCTATTGGTCCCTGAGTCTTTTGGTGCAGGAGCTCGAAGCCCGGGGCATTGTCAAAAAAATTTGCCGGGAAACGGTACGTAATGCCCTCAAGGAGCAGGGGATTACCCTCAATCGCCGGAAACGGATCTGA
- a CDS encoding hypothetical protein (conserved hypothetical protein (DUF558)) — MQRLVISEAQFLDASRVHLTAEQRHYLLSVLRMRPGDRLIVLNGLGQAWVGTLADESEIALQEPYALQTECPMPIKLVAALPKNGFDEVVRCVTELGVTHIYPVISERTVLKPSDNKLQRWRKIATEAAEQSERLVVPTIETPQPFLKLLHQLPPDHIYLCGAREKSLHLLDALPDNIPPEITLLVGPEGGWAEAEIQQAIAQNIPVVSLGKSILRAVTASITAIALVNGYYRARF, encoded by the coding sequence ATGCAGCGTTTGGTAATTTCTGAGGCGCAATTTCTGGATGCTTCTCGGGTTCATTTAACGGCAGAACAGCGGCATTATCTGCTAAGTGTGTTACGGATGCGTCCGGGCGATCGCCTAATTGTGCTCAATGGCCTGGGTCAGGCTTGGGTGGGCACCTTGGCCGACGAAAGCGAGATCGCGTTGCAGGAGCCCTACGCTCTACAGACAGAATGCCCCATGCCGATCAAATTAGTGGCAGCGCTGCCGAAAAATGGCTTTGATGAGGTGGTGCGTTGTGTCACGGAGTTGGGCGTTACCCACATTTATCCGGTGATTTCTGAGCGCACGGTCTTAAAGCCCAGTGACAATAAACTCCAGCGTTGGCGCAAGATTGCGACGGAAGCAGCGGAACAATCAGAGCGGCTAGTGGTGCCGACCATCGAAACGCCCCAACCCTTTTTGAAGCTTCTGCACCAATTACCGCCTGACCATATTTATCTTTGTGGAGCGCGGGAAAAATCGCTTCATCTATTGGATGCCCTGCCTGACAATATTCCCCCAGAAATAACGTTATTAGTCGGGCCAGAGGGGGGCTGGGCGGAAGCAGAAATACAACAGGCGATCGCCCAAAATATTCCCGTAGTTTCCCTCGGAAAGTCAATTTTACGGGCAGTGACGGCGTCGATTACGGCGATCGCCCTCGTGAATGGTTACTACCGCGCTCGATTTTAG